The following DNA comes from Babylonia areolata isolate BAREFJ2019XMU chromosome 31, ASM4173473v1, whole genome shotgun sequence.
TCCGTTTCACTCAGTCCAAGCCAAGCCTTCTGATCTCTCACCATCATACTGCATCCatcccacccgccacccccaacaccctctgcTGCCTCCCtccttaactcccccccccccacccctcccctacaaaaaaatcccccccttccccccaaccaaatccccacataaaaaaaagaaaaaagaaaaagggaaataaaagtCTTTCTgagagcagtagtagcagcagcagcagcaacagcagcagcatcaacacacGGCAACTGGCACCtcactactctcccccccccccccactccctccgccccacatctctctctctcctttaaaaaaaaaatcatttaattgtttatgtcattttgttgttcctttatttatttatttattttttttagccgTACCGGAAGACGGACGTCCCGGAACCTTCCGAGTGCTGGCGGGACCCTCCACGGGGACGGCCGATACGAGCCGAGGCCGGCAGATGACCCAGCGGAGACCACGTGACCCTTTGGTCAGTCCCAGTCCGGAGGAAGCTGGCAGAAGCACCACCTccccttcgtcgtcatcatcctggAGGAGCCAGGGGGACCGCTTGTCCCCTGACACCGCCGTCGCCCTCGCCCTGGTGATCATATAGTCATCCACCAGAGCTAGCAGCCGTCGCAAAAAGACATAGTAGTCCGGGTCAGCGTTGACGTTGGTGTTGGCGTTGACGACCTCCGCGGCCAGATCTCTCCTGGGCGGCAGCTGTTGATGCCGTTGCTGCAGCACTAGGGGCCTCTCGAGGGACCCGCCCTCGCTGAGGAGAGACCTGGCCTCcgcggtgggaggagggaggaggatgagggtggtggtggtggtggtgaggacgaggaggaggaggtggaa
Coding sequences within:
- the LOC143276306 gene encoding uncharacterized protein LOC143276306: MTSTPTPPPRTSGHSSTSLAFHLLLLVLTTTTTTLILLPPPTAEARSLLSEGGSLERPLVLQQRHQQLPPRRDLAAEVVNANTNVNADPDYYVFLRRLLALVDDYMITRARATAVSGDKRSPWLLQDDDDEGEVVLLPASSGLGLTKGSRGLRWVICRPRLVSAVPVEGPASTRKVPGRPSSGTAKKNK